One region of Permianibacter fluminis genomic DNA includes:
- a CDS encoding sulfite exporter TauE/SafE family protein yields the protein MTSSSWLLAAFLTGLFSVGHCLPMCGGLVTLLAQGVAGKSFGARLLLVLSFSIGRIAIYTVLGLGLGVMVQGIVVGTGWQLLAAALRLLSGLLLILMGLYVARFWFGLTKLERLGSKLWPRLQPMLQAVRAIRHPGQALFAGAIWGLLPCGLVYSALATAATRADANEAALFMTAFGLGTLPALTMAGLAATPRSKPLPAALRLSAGLLMMGLGVWVCIMSLQMLQADGQPHQHHHQQNVPVEQTGTDSSDPHQAHQHQHPNRS from the coding sequence GTGACTAGCAGCAGTTGGTTGTTGGCCGCATTTCTTACTGGGCTATTCAGTGTGGGTCATTGCCTGCCGATGTGTGGCGGTTTGGTGACGCTACTGGCGCAGGGCGTGGCCGGCAAATCGTTTGGCGCGCGCTTGTTGTTGGTGTTGTCATTCAGTATTGGCCGCATTGCCATTTATACCGTGCTCGGTCTCGGCCTAGGCGTGATGGTGCAGGGCATTGTGGTCGGCACCGGGTGGCAACTGCTGGCCGCCGCGCTGCGGCTGCTGTCCGGCTTGTTGCTGATCCTGATGGGATTGTATGTCGCTCGGTTCTGGTTTGGTTTAACCAAACTGGAGCGACTCGGTAGCAAACTGTGGCCGCGCTTGCAGCCCATGCTGCAAGCCGTGCGCGCCATTCGGCATCCCGGTCAGGCACTGTTCGCTGGCGCTATCTGGGGCCTGTTGCCCTGCGGGCTGGTGTATAGCGCACTGGCCACTGCCGCGACCCGCGCCGATGCCAATGAGGCGGCCCTGTTCATGACCGCGTTCGGGCTCGGCACGCTGCCGGCGCTGACCATGGCCGGATTGGCGGCGACACCGCGCAGCAAGCCGCTGCCGGCGGCATTGCGGCTCAGTGCCGGCTTGCTGATGATGGGGCTCGGAGTCTGGGTCTGCATCATGAGCCTGCAAATGCTGCAGGCGGATGGTCAGCCGCATCAGCACCATCACCAGCAAAACGTACCGGTTGAACAAACCGGTACGGACAGCAGTGATCCACATCAAGCGCATCAGCACCAACACCCGAACAGGTCTTGA
- the ccoS gene encoding cbb3-type cytochrome oxidase assembly protein CcoS, with the protein MSAIYLLIPLAMLVLAVSIWLFFWAVKRGQFDDLDSPAHAILLDDDKPVGKPASVRESSPRD; encoded by the coding sequence ATGAGTGCAATTTATTTGTTGATCCCGCTGGCGATGCTGGTGCTGGCCGTTTCCATCTGGCTTTTTTTCTGGGCGGTCAAGCGCGGCCAGTTTGATGATCTCGACAGCCCGGCACATGCCATTTTGCTTGATGATGACAAACCGGTTGGCAAACCGGCGTCAGTCCGGGAGTCGTCGCCTCGTGACTAG
- a CDS encoding heavy metal translocating P-type ATPase, with product MNCYHCAEPLPAGAETGTGSDATFRADLAGETRAFCCAGCLAVAQTIYASGLGNYYQFRQAPAKRQSAELPRELLAALEQSARATACLQESADESRVALFVEGLNCPACSWLLERHLRQQAGVHDVQIQLTARRLLLRWDHRQSSLQQMLAELQHIGYQATPFSPDQVEQQLEQESRDLLKRLAVAGFGMMQAMMYAVGLYLGVIGDLERSHELWLRWSSLLVALPVLLYSCQPFFRNAWSALKLRSLNMNVPVAAAMLLAFVASSWNTVMQSGAVYFESVSMFAFLLLLGRFLELKVRQRATRAAGLQQRLLPRTARRWHDNEWHTVALAEVKTGERLLVQSGETVPVDAAVVSGSAGADESLLNGEPALVAKRVGDAVLAGSVISGGALEITVTNSGSDTYVAKLTRLQDEALAQRPPLQLQADRLARWFVAGVLLLAVLVFAGWYPVDATRAFDVTLAVLVVTCPCALSLALPTAWAAATHQLLQDGVLLRRAAVLEKLANLTDVVFDKTGTLTTGQLQITGVRTRSVHFSDQALAIAAALEQHSSHPIAKAFHAYCEPHRTDQHGTAKQSVAQQQSAARLHASEVNETAGLGVVGLVDGTRYWLGQANWLPANARSAVQEGEIALADDSGWLASFCLQDELRPDAALLCRRLQARGLQLHLASGDHAEAVRACAQALGIADAHARQSPADKRDRVQALQQQGRRVLMLGDGINDGPVLAAADVSIAIGSGADFARRAADAVLLHSQLASIDDALALARQTRRIVRENLMWALVYNAVALPAAISGVLTPWQAAVGMSLSSLLVTVNSLRLLRGKTVAATLPPSASLIEQPA from the coding sequence GTGAATTGCTACCATTGTGCTGAGCCGCTGCCGGCTGGTGCTGAAACTGGTACCGGATCAGATGCCACGTTTCGTGCCGACTTGGCCGGCGAAACGCGGGCATTTTGTTGCGCCGGTTGTCTGGCCGTGGCGCAGACCATTTACGCCTCCGGTCTCGGCAATTACTACCAGTTTCGACAGGCCCCGGCCAAGCGTCAGTCGGCCGAGCTGCCGCGTGAACTGTTGGCCGCGCTGGAGCAGAGTGCGCGCGCCACGGCCTGTTTGCAGGAAAGCGCGGACGAAAGCCGGGTGGCCTTGTTTGTCGAAGGGCTGAACTGCCCGGCCTGCAGCTGGTTGCTGGAACGGCATTTGCGCCAGCAAGCCGGCGTGCACGATGTCCAGATTCAATTGACTGCCCGGCGCCTTTTGCTGCGCTGGGATCATCGGCAATCGTCGCTGCAGCAGATGCTCGCCGAGCTGCAGCATATCGGTTATCAGGCAACTCCCTTCAGTCCCGATCAAGTCGAGCAGCAACTGGAGCAGGAAAGCCGCGATCTGCTGAAACGGTTGGCGGTTGCCGGTTTCGGCATGATGCAGGCCATGATGTATGCGGTGGGGCTTTATCTGGGTGTGATCGGTGATCTTGAGCGTAGCCATGAATTGTGGCTGCGCTGGAGTTCGCTGCTGGTCGCCCTGCCCGTTCTGCTCTACAGCTGTCAGCCGTTTTTCCGCAATGCCTGGAGCGCGCTGAAACTGCGCAGCCTGAATATGAATGTGCCAGTGGCGGCAGCGATGCTGCTGGCGTTTGTCGCCAGCAGCTGGAACACCGTGATGCAATCCGGTGCGGTGTATTTTGAATCGGTCAGCATGTTTGCTTTTCTGCTGCTACTGGGCCGTTTTCTGGAATTGAAAGTCCGGCAACGGGCGACACGCGCGGCCGGTTTGCAACAGCGCTTGTTGCCGCGCACGGCACGGCGTTGGCACGACAATGAATGGCACACTGTTGCGCTGGCGGAAGTCAAAACCGGTGAGCGCTTGCTGGTGCAGTCGGGTGAAACCGTGCCGGTCGATGCGGCCGTCGTCAGCGGCAGCGCGGGCGCCGATGAAAGTCTGCTCAATGGTGAGCCGGCGCTAGTGGCCAAACGGGTTGGCGATGCGGTGTTGGCTGGCAGTGTCATCAGCGGCGGCGCGCTGGAAATCACTGTAACCAATAGCGGCAGTGATACCTATGTCGCCAAGCTGACCCGACTGCAGGACGAAGCCTTGGCGCAACGGCCGCCGCTGCAATTGCAGGCGGATCGTTTGGCTCGCTGGTTTGTTGCCGGCGTACTGTTGTTGGCGGTGCTGGTTTTTGCTGGTTGGTATCCGGTTGATGCGACGCGCGCATTCGATGTCACGCTGGCCGTGCTGGTGGTGACCTGCCCTTGTGCACTGTCGCTGGCCTTGCCGACCGCGTGGGCAGCCGCGACTCATCAATTGTTGCAGGACGGTGTGTTGCTGCGTCGCGCTGCAGTGTTGGAAAAACTCGCGAACTTGACCGATGTGGTGTTCGACAAAACCGGCACCCTGACCACGGGGCAGTTGCAAATCACCGGTGTGCGGACCCGCTCGGTGCATTTCTCCGATCAGGCACTGGCTATTGCGGCCGCCCTGGAGCAGCACTCCTCGCATCCGATTGCCAAGGCGTTTCATGCTTATTGCGAACCGCATCGTACAGATCAACACGGTACCGCCAAACAAAGTGTTGCCCAACAACAGTCTGCTGCTCGTCTGCATGCCAGCGAAGTCAACGAAACGGCAGGACTGGGTGTAGTGGGCTTGGTCGATGGCACGCGTTATTGGCTGGGTCAAGCCAACTGGTTGCCGGCAAATGCCCGCAGCGCTGTGCAGGAAGGTGAAATTGCCTTGGCCGACGACAGTGGTTGGCTGGCATCGTTTTGTCTGCAAGACGAGCTACGTCCTGATGCAGCGCTGCTGTGCCGGCGTTTGCAGGCGCGCGGTTTGCAGCTGCATCTTGCCAGTGGCGATCATGCTGAAGCCGTCCGTGCCTGCGCGCAGGCACTCGGGATCGCCGATGCGCATGCGCGGCAATCGCCGGCGGACAAACGTGATCGCGTGCAAGCGCTGCAGCAGCAAGGCCGACGCGTGCTGATGCTGGGCGATGGCATCAACGATGGGCCGGTGCTGGCGGCGGCGGATGTGTCAATCGCGATCGGTAGTGGTGCCGATTTTGCCCGTCGCGCGGCCGATGCCGTATTGTTGCACAGTCAGCTGGCGAGCATTGATGACGCGCTGGCGCTGGCCCGGCAAACGCGCCGTATCGTGCGCGAGAATCTGATGTGGGCGCTGGTCTACAACGCTGTGGCGCTGCCAGCTGCGATCAGCGGCGTGCTGACACCGTGGCAGGCGGCCGTTGGCATGTCGCTGTCGTCCTTGCTGGTCACGGTCAATTCCCTGCGCTTGCTGCGCGGTAAAACTGTGGCCGCCACGCTGCCACCATCCGCTTCCCTCATCGAGCAACCGGCATGA
- a CDS encoding FixH family protein has translation MSKLQTQENGAAVMQDAQPVNWLKLPWLLLWLLPALAVVAGLTTVYIAVRYGDSMVKDDYYKQGLAYNVQQQADRQAADLHLRAMLVPVNSQWLLTLSAEKMPVLPEVLLLQLSHPTDKSVDQQITFTRQSGQQYAATVSALVETNWYVQLHPEDDSWRLRGRWQSGAAAQLQPEIL, from the coding sequence ATGAGCAAACTGCAGACTCAGGAAAACGGTGCTGCCGTGATGCAGGATGCGCAGCCAGTCAATTGGCTGAAACTGCCGTGGCTTTTGTTGTGGTTGCTGCCCGCGCTTGCCGTGGTTGCCGGCTTGACCACCGTTTACATCGCCGTTCGCTACGGCGACAGCATGGTCAAGGACGATTACTACAAGCAGGGCCTTGCCTACAACGTTCAGCAACAGGCGGATCGCCAGGCTGCTGATCTGCATCTGCGCGCGATGCTGGTGCCAGTCAATAGTCAATGGCTGTTGACCCTCAGTGCCGAGAAAATGCCAGTCTTGCCAGAAGTGCTGTTGCTGCAGCTTTCACATCCAACCGACAAATCCGTCGATCAGCAAATCACGTTTACCCGGCAATCGGGCCAGCAGTATGCGGCTACCGTGTCGGCGCTCGTCGAGACCAATTGGTATGTTCAGTTGCACCCGGAAGATGATAGCTGGCGGCTGCGTGGCCGTTGGCAAAGTGGCGCTGCTGCCCAGCTGCAACCAGAAATTCTGTGA
- the ccoG gene encoding cytochrome c oxidase accessory protein CcoG: MPGDIPVQQLYVKAPKIYVKPVGGVFAKLRVAAMWLLLGWYYLAPWLTWDNRQAILFDLPGRKFHLFGLTLWPQDFIFLTWLLILAALALFFFTAVSGRLWCGYACPQTVWTKAFMWMERITEGERNARMKLDKQPLSFEKIRKKTAKHSLWIVFALFTGFTFVGFFVPIRELSADMLNGSLGGWGWFWVLFYSFATYGNAGKLREQVCIYMCPYARFQGAMFDRDTLIIAYDSKRGEPRGARRKDVPRGHDGLGDCIDCMQCVHVCPTGIDIRDGLQVACIACAACIDACDEVMVKMDYPKGLIKYTTEHRDSGKETHVLRPRILLYGALLLGLFVLFIYALSVRMPLRVDVLRDRGRLYSMTSLGTIENVYTLKVMNLDQDAHRYRLQASAEAPVTVKAETEFVVPGGEIVNVPVRLEIDPYELSEVTSTVHFRIESLDKQDVVVDETSSFIKPANTGAR; the protein is encoded by the coding sequence ATGCCCGGTGACATTCCGGTTCAACAGCTGTATGTCAAAGCACCGAAGATCTACGTCAAGCCGGTCGGCGGGGTGTTTGCCAAACTGCGCGTTGCCGCAATGTGGTTGTTGCTGGGCTGGTATTACCTTGCGCCCTGGCTGACCTGGGATAATCGTCAGGCCATCCTGTTTGATTTGCCGGGGCGCAAGTTTCATCTGTTCGGTTTGACGTTGTGGCCACAGGATTTCATTTTCCTGACTTGGTTGCTGATTCTGGCGGCGCTGGCACTGTTCTTCTTTACCGCCGTTTCCGGTCGTTTGTGGTGTGGTTATGCCTGTCCGCAAACGGTCTGGACCAAGGCATTCATGTGGATGGAGCGCATCACCGAAGGCGAACGCAATGCCCGGATGAAGCTCGACAAGCAGCCACTGAGCTTTGAAAAAATCCGCAAGAAAACCGCCAAGCACAGTCTGTGGATTGTGTTTGCCTTGTTCACCGGCTTTACCTTTGTCGGATTTTTTGTCCCGATTCGTGAGCTCTCTGCCGACATGCTCAACGGCAGTCTCGGCGGTTGGGGCTGGTTCTGGGTGCTGTTCTACAGCTTTGCCACCTATGGCAATGCCGGCAAGCTGCGCGAGCAAGTCTGTATTTACATGTGCCCCTACGCGCGATTCCAGGGCGCCATGTTTGATCGCGATACGCTGATCATTGCCTATGACAGCAAGCGTGGCGAACCCCGTGGTGCCCGCCGCAAGGATGTGCCGCGCGGCCATGACGGGCTTGGCGATTGCATTGATTGTATGCAATGCGTGCATGTCTGCCCGACTGGTATCGATATTCGCGATGGCTTGCAGGTCGCCTGCATTGCTTGCGCCGCCTGCATCGATGCCTGCGATGAAGTGATGGTGAAAATGGATTACCCGAAAGGGCTGATCAAATACACCACCGAACATCGTGACAGCGGCAAAGAAACGCATGTGCTGCGGCCGCGCATCTTGCTCTACGGCGCGCTGCTGCTCGGTCTTTTTGTCCTGTTCATTTATGCGCTGTCGGTGCGGATGCCGCTGCGGGTCGACGTCCTGCGTGATCGTGGCCGGCTGTATTCGATGACCTCGCTCGGCACCATCGAGAATGTCTACACGCTGAAAGTGATGAACCTGGATCAGGATGCCCATCGCTATCGCTTGCAGGCCAGTGCTGAGGCGCCAGTCACCGTCAAAGCCGAGACCGAATTTGTGGTGCCGGGCGGTGAGATTGTCAATGTGCCGGTACGGTTGGAAATCGACCCCTATGAATTGTCAGAGGTGACCAGCACCGTGCATTTCCGCATCGAGTCATTGGACAAGCAGGATGTGGTGGTTGATGAGACCTCCAGTTTTATCAAGCCCGCCAATACTGGAGCGCGCTGA
- the ccoP gene encoding cytochrome-c oxidase, cbb3-type subunit III, with protein sequence MSLTISLYIMALVVLNIGGCWWLLAKTKNLRADEDANGKVQHSYDGIEEYNKPLPRWWLWLFYITIFFAIGYLVLYPGFGHLPGVLGWSQAAQHEQEVKAAEEKVAPLYAGFAAKSVTELSQDPAALAVGSRLFGNNCATCHGADAKGAPGFPNLTDKDWIYGGDADTIKLTITGGRQGMMPAFGSSLDEPTQLAVRHYVLSLSGRDHDKDLAGQGKATFETICAACHGLEGKGNPMLGALNLTDDVWLYGGTQGAIADTIKNGRNGVMPAHGELLGESRIHVLAAYVLSLSAKQ encoded by the coding sequence ATGAGTCTGACGATCAGTCTCTACATCATGGCACTTGTGGTGCTGAACATCGGCGGCTGCTGGTGGTTGCTGGCAAAGACCAAAAATCTGCGCGCCGATGAAGACGCCAATGGCAAAGTCCAGCACAGCTATGACGGCATTGAGGAATACAACAAGCCGCTGCCGCGTTGGTGGCTCTGGCTGTTCTACATCACCATTTTTTTCGCCATTGGTTATCTGGTGCTGTACCCGGGCTTTGGTCACCTGCCCGGCGTGCTTGGCTGGAGTCAGGCGGCTCAGCATGAGCAGGAAGTGAAAGCGGCTGAAGAAAAAGTGGCGCCGCTTTATGCCGGTTTTGCAGCCAAGTCGGTCACCGAGTTGAGTCAGGATCCGGCGGCGCTTGCGGTTGGCAGCCGGTTGTTTGGCAACAATTGCGCGACCTGTCATGGTGCCGATGCCAAAGGTGCACCGGGCTTTCCGAATCTGACCGACAAGGACTGGATCTACGGCGGCGATGCCGACACGATCAAGCTGACCATTACTGGCGGTCGCCAAGGCATGATGCCGGCATTCGGCAGTTCGCTGGATGAGCCGACTCAGCTGGCCGTGCGTCACTACGTGCTGTCACTCAGTGGTCGCGACCACGACAAGGATCTGGCCGGTCAGGGCAAGGCAACATTCGAAACCATTTGCGCGGCCTGCCACGGCCTGGAAGGCAAAGGCAATCCGATGCTCGGGGCGCTGAATCTCACCGACGATGTCTGGTTGTACGGTGGCACTCAGGGCGCCATTGCCGACACCATCAAAAATGGTCGCAACGGTGTCATGCCCGCGCACGGCGAGTTGCTCGGTGAGTCGCGCATACACGTGCTGGCGGCTTATGTGCTGTCATTGTCGGCCAAGCAATAG
- a CDS encoding cbb3-type cytochrome oxidase subunit 3 — translation MDMNWFRGAMTAVWLLIFLGVVWWAYSPRRKARFEEAAQLVFDDQPARDGKQTDSER, via the coding sequence ATGGACATGAACTGGTTTCGTGGCGCGATGACTGCGGTCTGGTTGCTGATTTTTCTCGGCGTGGTCTGGTGGGCCTACAGCCCGCGGCGCAAGGCGCGTTTCGAGGAAGCAGCCCAACTGGTGTTTGATGACCAGCCTGCACGCGATGGCAAACAAACTGATTCGGAGCGGTAA
- the ccoO gene encoding cytochrome-c oxidase, cbb3-type subunit II, producing the protein MNHEKVEKNVGLMAILIIIVVSFGGLAEIVPLYFVKDTTEPVAGLQPWNALQLEGRDVYIREGCHVCHTQMIRPFRAETERYGHYTLAGEQIYEHPFLWGSKRTGPDLARVGARYSDEWHRVHLTNPRVVVPESNMPGFPWLSKNVLDGEDTAAKMKALRMVGVPYTDEQIASAKTDVAGKTEMDAVIAYLQGLGTVIKTRR; encoded by the coding sequence ATGAATCATGAAAAAGTCGAGAAAAACGTTGGCCTGATGGCGATTCTGATCATCATCGTGGTCAGCTTTGGCGGTCTCGCGGAAATTGTCCCGCTGTATTTCGTCAAGGACACCACGGAGCCGGTCGCTGGTCTGCAGCCGTGGAATGCGTTGCAGCTGGAAGGTCGCGATGTGTATATCCGCGAAGGTTGTCACGTTTGCCACACCCAGATGATTCGGCCGTTCCGTGCCGAAACCGAACGCTACGGCCACTACACGCTGGCTGGCGAGCAGATCTACGAACATCCCTTCCTGTGGGGCTCGAAGCGAACCGGTCCGGATCTGGCCCGGGTCGGTGCTCGCTATTCCGACGAATGGCATCGCGTGCACCTGACCAATCCGCGGGTAGTGGTGCCGGAGTCGAACATGCCGGGCTTCCCCTGGCTCAGCAAGAATGTGCTCGATGGTGAAGACACCGCCGCCAAGATGAAAGCCCTGCGCATGGTAGGCGTGCCCTACACCGATGAGCAAATTGCCAGCGCCAAAACCGATGTCGCCGGCAAAACCGAAATGGATGCCGTGATTGCCTATCTGCAAGGCCTCGGTACCGTCATCAAGACCCGGAGGTAA
- the ccoN gene encoding cytochrome-c oxidase, cbb3-type subunit I, translating to MGNNSAPAGVDYEYRVVRQFALATILWGVVGMLVGVIIAAQLIWPELNFNIPWLSYGRLRPLHTNAVIFAFGGCALFATSYWVVQRTCHVKLAFPKLAAFTFWGWQLVIVLAAITLPLGYTSAKEYAELEWPIDILIAVVWVAYAIVFFETIRRRNTSHIYVANWFFGAYILTIAILHIVNSAAIPVTLTKSYSAYGGAVDAMVQWWYGHNAVGFFLTAGFLGMMYYFVPKQAGRPVYSYRLSVVHFWALIAVYMWAGPHHLHYSALPDWAQSLGMVFSLILLAPSWGGAINGVMTLSGAWDKLRTDPILRFLIVSLSFYMMSTFEGPMMSIKTVNALSHNTEWTVGHVHSGALGWVAFITIGSMYALIPTLFGKERMYSLKLISWHFWIATLGVVLYIASLWIAGVMEGLMWRAVNADGTLTYTFVEALKAKHPYYIVRLVGGLMFLSGMLIMVYNVIKTLTSPSAAVAKQPSLQAA from the coding sequence ATGGGGAACAACAGCGCTCCGGCAGGCGTTGACTACGAATATCGTGTCGTACGTCAATTTGCCCTTGCCACCATCCTGTGGGGAGTTGTCGGCATGTTGGTCGGTGTCATCATCGCCGCCCAGCTGATTTGGCCGGAACTCAATTTCAATATTCCTTGGCTGTCTTATGGCCGCTTGCGACCGCTGCATACCAACGCGGTGATTTTTGCATTTGGCGGCTGTGCCCTGTTTGCGACCTCGTACTGGGTCGTGCAGCGGACCTGCCATGTCAAACTGGCGTTTCCCAAGCTTGCCGCGTTTACCTTTTGGGGTTGGCAGCTGGTGATTGTGCTGGCGGCCATCACACTGCCGCTGGGCTACACCTCGGCAAAGGAATACGCCGAGTTGGAATGGCCAATCGACATTTTGATCGCTGTGGTGTGGGTCGCTTATGCCATCGTATTTTTTGAAACGATACGTCGGCGCAACACCTCGCACATCTACGTCGCCAACTGGTTTTTTGGCGCCTACATTCTGACCATTGCCATCCTGCACATCGTCAACAGTGCCGCGATTCCCGTGACGCTGACCAAGTCGTATTCGGCTTATGGCGGCGCGGTCGATGCGATGGTGCAATGGTGGTATGGTCACAACGCGGTCGGTTTCTTTCTGACCGCCGGCTTCCTCGGCATGATGTATTACTTCGTGCCGAAACAGGCTGGTCGACCGGTCTACTCCTATCGTTTGTCCGTCGTGCACTTCTGGGCGCTGATCGCGGTGTATATGTGGGCCGGCCCGCATCACCTGCACTACTCTGCCCTGCCCGACTGGGCGCAATCACTTGGCATGGTGTTCTCGCTGATTTTGCTGGCGCCAAGCTGGGGCGGTGCCATCAACGGCGTGATGACTCTGTCCGGTGCCTGGGACAAGCTGCGCACTGATCCCATTCTGCGTTTTCTGATCGTCTCGCTGTCGTTCTACATGATGTCGACTTTTGAAGGGCCGATGATGTCGATCAAGACGGTCAATGCCCTGTCGCACAACACCGAATGGACCGTTGGCCACGTTCACTCCGGTGCGCTCGGTTGGGTCGCGTTCATCACCATCGGCTCGATGTATGCCCTGATCCCGACACTGTTCGGCAAGGAGCGGATGTACAGCCTGAAATTGATCAGCTGGCATTTCTGGATCGCTACGCTCGGCGTCGTGCTTTACATCGCTTCGCTGTGGATCGCCGGGGTCATGGAAGGTCTGATGTGGCGCGCGGTCAATGCTGACGGCACGCTGACCTACACCTTCGTTGAGGCGCTGAAAGCCAAACACCCCTACTACATCGTGCGTCTTGTTGGCGGCCTGATGTTCCTGAGTGGCATGTTGATCATGGTGTACAACGTGATCAAAACCCTGACCTCACCTTCTGCCGCGGTTGCCAAGCAGCCGTCGTTGCAAGCTGCCTGA